The window aaattccCATGACGTTCCCAGCAACTGAAGGAAACCTCCCTGACATCAATATCCCCAATTATCATTTCGAATTTCATCATCAAACTTCTGCTTGAGCTCAGGATGGTTCTCAAAATACTCATCAGCTGTCATTGTGCTTATTTTTTTCTGCAACCATAACAAGTGTTATAAATACAATCAATAAAGATAACATTACCTATATAGCAGAAACACATCTGTGGTAAATGACTCTGGGGAAATGCTGGTCCTCACCTTCATCTCCTGAACTTCAGCTATTTCTTTCTCCAATCGTGCTGATTCCTTCAATGATTGTTTTTCTGCTTCTTTTAACTCAACCAGCTGCACATAACTCAAAGGAAGATcacatatcaaaataaaaaatatccaaGGGCTGTGTTACTCCACAAATTCTTCATGAAAACCCAAAAATTCACACAGTTCGTGGATTAGAACACAACAGAAGAAAGAACAAAAGGATCAATATGATAGATATCTCTCACCAAGGCATCAAATTTGGGCTTGTATTCAGGAGTCACCGTGTCAACATACTTGGGGATCTCTATGCCTGCAAATGAAGAACTCTATGTGACTCAGTGTACTTGTTAAGTGATGGAAAAGATGCCAGACAAAAAGAATGCATCACGAAAAATGATACGGTAAGCATCTATTTCCTTAATCCACATGTTTCCATTAAGAGTTTAGATAACCAATTTCCTAAATTTTTGTCATATCATCCGTGTATCAGACCATAAATAGTTGAGACTTTATGAGTTGCCATCAATGTTGTAGTGAAGCACACTAACAAATAAAGGAACAAGAGTTCAGATCATCAACTGAGTGCATTCACATCTCAGCCAAGTGATTGAAACAAAAAAGAGATTGAAAACTAGCTAATTCTTCTTTTAAATTACCCAAGACATAAATAGCTTGTGTACGATATGATCTCTTTGGAAAAAAAAGTTGGAAATGAAATCCAGGCACACAAACATTTGGCAAAATAGATCTATTATGATTACAGAAGAGAACTGAAAAAGGTATGTCATCAAGCCCTATCTGCAGATGCAGTAAGTTCATAAATGAGAAGATGATCAATCACATTAGATTGCATTTATTTGTGGCACAATATATGGTTGCTATATAACATAATGAGAACTTTTGCATTAATACTAACCAGATGGCAGATATAAAGGCTTATTTGATCAGCTTGTGACTAACAAATGAGTTTTCaaacttaaataaaaataaaactaaaacttTCATACACGCAATAAAAGAAGTTATTATAAAATAAACTGCCTCCGGTTTTAGAAATTATAGATAAACCTTGAATCTCAGCAAGAAGAAACAAATATAAAATGGGAAGCCAtcacaaaattatataaaaatatttgttcACCATATTCACATTATTGCCTTTAACTGTCAACTGGATGTAAGATCTTTATTGAAGAAAATTTCAATTCAATCACTCTAATAATATATACACTGGCTTCAATCTTCttattcaatcaaaattattgaaCGCACTCTACTCTTAATATATTCAGCATAAATCCTATCCAATAAAAATTCACTGCATAAAAGCTCAGGAAGATATGCCGTGCTACTTATGCGAGCAGAATCAGCAGATTCTTAACTGAAGAATGGTTCACAACTTGCTACTGACTCAGACATTTCTAAAATCATAATTCATGTACACATTGACATAAGAAAGCCTCCATTCAATGAGATAATAATGAAATCTTTCAACTTTGGACGAAGGTTATCAGGCTATGGGACTCACTTTCATAAGCCTCTTTATACATATCCACCAAGCGCGACCCAATTCCTTTCCTGTAATATTCCCAGTCAATAGGTTCAGGTTCCTGTGATTCACAAAAGACAAAAAAAGTATTTATTATTCCCTCATTCGttgaaagataaaataataaacatataCAATCAAAGAGGATGTGTTGTTTCTAACGAGATCACAGACTGAAAACATGGGCAAAAGGTCACAAACATATAACCAGCCATGATGTCAGTACCATCATATTACATGCCAAGATAAACCCAAACAACAATTGATCATTCAACCTAAAATTCAAAATATAAACAGAATTAACTAAAAGAAGATCTCATGACAAAGGAAGAGGTAATAAGTAAATCTAACAATCTAGTCATGGGCAATAATCATGATGTACAAATAATGAACCCAAATTATGTACAACCTTATACAACAAATGCATGCAAGAATGATGCAAATCATATTCACACTAGTTATCGCATAAAATTTACAGGCACGGTGTAAATTGTCCATGTAAAATGTCTAGTATGCACATAAGTACATTTTTTTCTGAAAATGGTCAGACCAGAGGTGACACATTATGGAACGGTGTGCAAGATGTATCAAGCCCACAAGCATGTAAAACACATTGGCTTGGCAATCCTTGGACTGATGTGCATTTCTTCAGAACAAGACAACTTTCAAGAACTTACATGAAGAAACTTACATTGGTGCAACAACATCCGAAACTTAATCTTCACATTTGGATGAAAGGCTACATGTATAAAGCAGCAGTTTAAGACTACATATATGAATGGTGATTGGTTTAAACCTCAATCTATACGTTGGGTGGTGCCAGAAAAGTAAAAAAGATAACAGAGTTCCTTGATTCAACAATGATCAGCAATATGGCCTCACAGAATaatagaaaatattaaatatcagATAAAGGACTGCACTTTTGCCTGGCCCAGTAAATACCAGCTGGGTGTCCAAAAGTGAAGCAGGATGCAGACCACCCCTTTTAGCACAATCTGGTTCTGGTACAAGGTTCACCGCTTGTTACCCATCGGTAACCCCTGTGAACTTGGCCTACAATAGGCTTAAACTGGATGGTAAGCCCACCACCCAATTCAGTTCACTATAAGCCTGCCCATGCCCCTCTCTCTCACTTGCTGCACCtgaccctcctctctctctctctctctctctctctctctctctctacatacatacatatggtaAGCCCGCCCACCATCCAATTCAATTCACTAAAGccctcccatatatatatatatatatatatatatatatatatatatttatgaactATAAAGCTAGCAAAGCAATGTCAAGTGAAAGAGACTTACCtccaattattaaaatatttggcAAATATAATGATCTACTTCTCCAACAGTACCAAGAAACTCAAATTCTATGGATCACAAAGAACaatcaataatttaatttatgGAATCACAAGGGACAAACATTGCAGATAACATTATCAAGAATGCTAAGAGTGTGCTTACCATCATTTATGTTTGTCATTGTATCTCTCTGTAAATACAACAATGAAAACTGTAATATCTCAACTATCTGGGTTTGGCTATACAACTCTTTTCCTACCATTTGAGGGCAACATCACTAGTCAAAttaagagcaataaatcaatcttaaaattTCTAATAAATTTTTCTTAGACCTACATATCTTGGCACTACGAATCACAATTTGCTCACCTAGTCTAACACCACAGCTCTTTTAGTCACATCCATCTCATCCTAAATGATTTTTTAGTTATTTATCCTCAACAAGAGCTATAACTTATTGTTCATTATTGTATTACACtagaaaagaaatataaattacagaGGCATCTAGTTCTAGAGGTAAAATCCCAGAAACCTGGTAAAGAAACATATATTACACTATAGTTAGGGTCTTTGGTGCTCTGCTATCAGGAAGAATTTTTAGAATGTTTGAAACACTTGGAATCATAAACTTTCCAAACATGATCCTTTGGGAAGCATGAATGCAATAAGTTTAGGTACTTCATGAAATAGATTCACCTCATTATACAGATCAAATTCCATAGTTCCGTCAGATATGTATTGCGAGAAGCCTTTAGACCTGTTCAACTATCTGTGTTAAATATTCTGAACCATGTTTTTTCAAACTTTAGTCCTCCATAACGTGTTCACCAACTGTTTCTAAAATAGACATTCAAGTAGTGAAAGGCATGAGATTAAATAAGAATGCACACGTCATTCAAGAGACTTAAAACTGCTGTTCTTTTGCAGATCTGTTTTAAATTAATCGGTGAACAACAACTTCATTAGGGAAAAAAATCTATGTTAAGACAACAATGCTTGAAAGGAAAAAACGAAAAGAAGATAAAGACTTTTCTTTTTTAAGAAATTAAGGATATGAGAAAGAACAAATTGCGGCAACGATCTCGGCGTCTCCAATTTCTTGTTATTTTGTTCGCATTGGTTACATATCACATTAGATTAAAAGCCCTTTATCAATATGGCAGAAATCTAAAAAGTCAGATAGTCTAGATCGGGGCCATGATCCAATCAATCAACCTAAAGATCTTACCGTTAAACATCTCTTAAAAGCATCAGAAACAGGAAAATAGAGCAAGACCAGAAGAACATGGCAGattgaagaaaggaaaaaaaaaaagaacaagaagaaaaccTAGATCCGGCCGCACTCGGGCTGGAATGGGATTCGGGGGAGAGGGAATCCTGTACCTGGGAGAATTTGGTCTGGAGTTGGCTGTTGACCTCGTCGAAGGCGCGGCGGAGGTTGGCGAACTCCTTGCGGGCCTCGTCGGAGACGAGGGCCTTCGCCATGCCGTCCCAATCGATCGACTTAGTCGCCTTTGCGGCCACTTCCGCCACCTTCTTCACCCCGTTTCCGCTCATCTTCGCCCTCCTCTGTCTCTCACCCAAGGCGCCGCCGGCTCTCCTTTATCGCCCTTGACACCGATCGCAAATGGGGAAGTGGAAGCCAATGAGACGGCGGCCTTTCTCTAAAAATAGGAGAATAAGATCACCCAGAATGTTTAGCTATTAGATGATCGGACGGTCGGAAATAAATCATCAACGCCAATATTCATCCGTCCATCAGGAGGAGATATAGAAAAATCAGCAGAGCATTAGTCTTCTTTCCCGTTCAGTCCGTTACCAGATTAGCTACCCCTCTTACCATTGGTGGACGAGGTGGGGCAGTGCGGGACCCACACCATAGACGAAGGCTAGTCCCTGCGTGTATAGCGTTGCCAATGATTGATAAAAAATTTCCCTTCAACAAGAccaatttattaaaatttataatctaGAAaatcaaactccaaaacaaaaataaataaatagtgacATATattatgaaaatgaaacaagatcGTTACTCACCAAAGAATTCAGAGATTAAAAATTATCCATATAAGATTCACCAAACAAGATATATCTTGATGCATTTGAAATATAACTCTCAATAGTTGACCATCTTCTAAAATAGTTGGATTCTAAAATATAACTTGCAGAGTAAATCGATTCTACTAAAGATTACCATGCAAGATCTACACATGGCAGCGCAGAAATCAGTAATTTTCTATCACTTCTTCATTGCTAGCATAATATGAGAAGATGCAGTCTGGTAAAAATGATTCAGGCAGAAAACACAGAAACAATCAGACCATTAAGAAAGTGGCTGGGCCCTTCTTCTCTCATAATTACTTGAGCACAGCCTAAAAGGCCCCTTGTACTGGTTTGCTGAAACATTCAGACATGGATCTTGTACACAGAAACAAGACATGCAGAACTTGTTACCTGAACCATTAATCTCATCTTCATCAAATCGAGTGGTGCAGTTATAGTTCCAGATATTTCACCTGAAGTATGGAAAGGTTCAACAATAACTAGAAGCACAACAGTTGGACTAGATAAATGCTACATTGTAAAGATTCTCATAGATAAGAATGTTAGATCATATATAAAAACTGTATTAGTTATTTAGATTGGCAATCTAATTATGACCAGAAGATGGACAACCATTCATAGCTATCGTCCAAATGCATCAAGGTGGATCCTGATGGTAATTTACTTTGCTTCAATGATGCAAATATCAGTCAGCTTAACAAATATCAACTATGAAGAAGAAATTCTAACATGAAAAACTTTGACCACATGCATGTATCGTAATATAAGTAGTATTTTagagcagaagcagcagcagcagcagcggcattcCAAACTGCTAGCTGAAGACAATTTTGTCATATTTCCTCTAGCAGGGGTAATTCTCTTGTCATCCTGTTGAGTTACATATGAACAGTTATTGGTATGAATATAAACACATCAAGCAAGTAtccgaaaattttaaaaagttacaCATCATGATATATTagtttgtcttgacattcattaaAATACAATGACAAACCAACAAGCTGGGAGCTCAAAACCTTCACACATTCTCAACACAAGTATAGTATGAACTTCAAAAAGCAATTCAGTTACTTGCTAGTACACTACTTCATATGCTTGTTAATGTAACTTTATTTAGAGATACAGTTGTCCTCTCACTACTGAAGCAGTCACTCCAAAGAGCAAAATTCTTGGTCTTGCTTCAGTACATTGCTCAATGACCATTCAAATTAACTTAACATAATCATAGAAGTCACCACATAATACATGTGAAAAATTGAATAGTTCCTCCCCTAAGGTGACCGAAGCAAATGACTTTCTTGGCTCCATTTTATACTTGTGCAAACATCTACAAAACCATTTGAGATAGAAAGCAACTTACTAGTGTTAAAGTTAGGTGATTAGCAACTTATATTAACAAAACTTTCTTTTATTGTTCATGCACAAACATACACAAATTCACACGCACCTCTTGAGTTAAACTCTTGTCCTATTTGGGAAGTTGAGGCCACGATTCTATTCAAATAAAACATTTATTCTTCGAGTTGAAGACAACACAAGTGAACATGTATGCAATCATAAGAACCCTAAAATTCAATATGGTTTGGGGATAACATATTAATCAAGATTCACGAAGAAGCAAAAAAATTGACAATTCAAATGGCGAGGGGTTCACCACCAAGAATGCGGGGCGAAGCCATGGCAGTGAGGTTGAGCAGCACACCATTAATGGTGGATGCTTCGAGCCGAAGGCCAACGAAGTTGAACGAGGAATAAATCAAAACACTAACGATCAAGAATCATACGGTTATTATATGCATTCAAGATTCAAGAAGGCGCAAAATGAGAAGTTCGAATGAAAGCGAGGTCACCATCAATAATGTTGAGGCGGAACGGCAAGGACGAAGCGGCACGCCGGCGAGGCTAATCCGGTGCAACGGCGAGAGGCTGGAGCGGACAATGGAGGGGACGAAGAGGTTAAAGCGGCGCTGGCCTCGGCTGCCCCAAAGAGGAGGGAAAACGGAGGTAGGAAGTGTCGCAGTGGATCTTAGGATTCTTTGGACACGGAACGAAATACCGATTTGGCAATGGTACTACGCGGGTAATTACGTATTATTTCTATACTTGGCTACcttaatattttgatccttgtatttttaaaaattatattgatattcctATAGTTATAAAGGAAAAATCTTTAGGTTTATTTATCCTAACATCATCGATTTTACCAACAAAAATACGAAAACaaatgataaaaagataattttaacgttctaATTGATAATAACAATTAGTGATAACATGACAAATGCAAAGCAAAAGAGCGGTCTGTGACTCCGTCATAAAATAGCATTTGCAGTATGGTGTCATTGGTGTTGGTCTCGGAATCGTCAAGATCCTACGGTTGACTCCCTCGTCTGCTCTCCAGAACCTTCGATAACACCTCGCCTTGCTCTTCCCCCTCTCGCTCACCCCACTATCACTGTTGGCCATAGTTCTCACGATCGCCTCCGCCTCCTTGAGGTCCCCCACCACTATCTCTGCTACTCTTTACTAGATCCAGCAACGCAACCGTAACCTTTTTCCTTACCCTCCCTCTCTCCCCAACCATTCTAGAACGCCTCCATGCTCTCATCGCATCTTGTCACGTCCTCTACCATCCCCTTCTACTCGTCCTTCATCACCAGCATGAAGAGGGGCGGTGCGATTAAGTGAAGGTGACGGTGAAGAAGGCTTTGAGTACGTCCTTGATAAACCTAATTAGCACGCTGAGGGTGTTGATGAGGTCCATGAGGGTGGTAATGAGAGGCTTATTTGATTCGATGATGGAGCAGTACGGTTGCGATAACAAGAGAGAGGAGGCGGAGGGTTATGATGAGGGTGTTGAGAATGCTCATGGTGCACATAAGTGTCTTGCGAGTGGAGATAGAGAGGTCGAGGAGGGCAACGATGATATTCTTCGAGCCTTGGTTGTGGACAAGTGGTAGTGGTGGTTAAGGAGGCTGGTGACAAGGGGCACGATGTTGGTATCAGCGAGTGGGGCATGCATCTCCGAATCTGCTTCGACATGTGACGTATTTCTGCGATAGCTTTGACAACAGACTTTATTTTTGCAGTGATGGAGCGTCACATGCATATGTAGAGCGGTAAAATGGCCACTCAACAACTACGTCGGCATCGACGCTAGCATCGTCGCCATTCGACATCACTAActgaaatattataattatatttttattatttttttatattttcgttaGTAAAATTAACGTCATTAGAATAAACTAGCATACATATTTTACTTTAATAACTATGGAgatatcaatataaatttttaattgtAATACTATGTCTTAGATTTATATTAGATTTACTACTATGTGAATTTGTAATTTACTTTGCATTGgttttatatatattaatcatgAAACAATATTATAATATTGATTTCATATTATGCCACGTCATATCGGAATTCAAAATTTAAAACATGACCGGTAAATAACGGATCCTAACAACTGTTATTTCGTGTGAAGGGAATCGTAGGAGCAGCCGTTATAATGATTTTACCGGCCGTCAAATTAAACCGAGCCAAAGCGAAGCGGCGGTAGGAGCTTCTCAAGCGGATGAAGCGGGGCGACGTGGGCGAGGGCGAGGAAGAAATGGCTGAGGATCGCAGGCCTCGAGCCATTTTTATGGCGTTCGGTACCAGAGGCGACGTCTTTCCCATCGCCGTAACTCTCAATCTCTTCCGTACCTATTTCAGTGAAATAGAATTCGATTTAGAACCCTAGAAGTTGCAAGCTTGGGTTGGATAAGCGAGGAGTGGGATATTAGTGATATTAATTTCATTGGTTGCTGGATATTAGTAACACGCTGGCCACCATCTTCTCATTTTTAGGAAACTCGAATGACATCTAATGTAGCATCTTTTGTATATACTTAGGCGATCGCTGCCGCTTTTGCTTGTGACCAACAACAGTATCATGTTGTGTTGATTACCCATCTTGCTCATCAGGTCTGTACCAAAAGGATGTAGTTCCTTCTGATTACTCGACTGATGACCTTTGGAATGTTTTTCTGTTATTATGATATTTGCTACCATTGCAGAGTTTAAGCGAACATCTGGCAGCTAAGAATGTCGCCTACATCCCAGTGTCCTCACCCCCTGTACTTTCGGTTCATCAATTTGGTAACATCTGAAGTGTCCTGGAGTTCTACTTTCTCATGTTCCTTAAAACTTTCCGGGTGCTGACTTATTTCTTTGCCCCTATGTAGGTTCTGAGCAGATGCCGTTTTCCGTGCACAAAAAGAGGATTCAGGCAGAGCACAGGCAACAGTGTCTCTCTGTGGTTGAAAGAGTTCTTGGAGATTATCCAAGCATGAAGGATGATTTTATTGTGATAAATTTCTTTGCATTGGTACCTCTTGTATTTGGAAAAATCAATTTCCTGTctgttttcttctaataactttcttaaAAAGCTTTGAACCCAAATAACTGTGAACTCTGATGTTTGTGACTGATTTTGTTACCTGATGATACAGGAAGGATGGCATCTTGCTGAAATGTTTCAAATTCGATGTGTTATTGCTTCTCCTTATGTCGTTCCATATAGGTATCCAAGTTCTGCTTATTGCTTCTGTAATTTTTTTTGACATTCATTCTCCCCTATAAATCAAGATATTGTTTATCCATGCCATGCATTTAAAACATTTTATTGCAAAAAATGTCTCTAATGACTTTTTTTGGCTTATTAACATAATTTTATGATTTCTTATTTTTAATTCTCAAGGAATAAGCTAGACTAGTCATGTGCCCATCATAAGTATGAATTATTTTATACTAGTTACTTCTTTTTAGTATTGacacttttccttcatttgtATCTGTGGTTGGCATGTGACATTGTGTTTTTCTGATCTTAACCTGTACTAATTGTTTTTTGTATCTTTTTAGGCCACTTTACATCTTCTTGAGCCATATTAGGTCTGCATGGTTACATTTTTTAATTGTATTtatctttttgtttcttttgtttatatttttgttttattttgtttttatgtatTTGGTGATGGGCGATGACAGAGTAATTATTAATTTATCACAGATTGGAATTTGCCTTATAGTAAAAAATGTGCCTTCTGTTGTTTGTGCTTGATGAAAGGTGTAATTCTGCTGTTGTACACATTTACCTTCATGCCTATGTTGGAATTAATTCAAGCACAATTATGCAAATATCTAAAGGTCCTATTTtttgccaaaattttctttattatATAACTTATTTTCATGTCTATCTCTTTATAATTCTTTGCATTGCTAATATAGTGCTCCTTCATCATTTGAACGTCGATTCAAGCAAGAGCTCCCATGTCTCTACAATTATTTTCAAGAATCTTCTCCTAACACGGTATGACTTGCCATTACTTCAAAATAGAGATAGTTATATGCAGTAATCTATTTTGATCTGTGTGTTGTCTATGCTATGGTTCTGTGGTGGTCATCTATGTTTCTGTCATCCTTTCATTGCATATAGCTTGCTTCAACATAAGTTTGTATGGCATATTGGAACTTCACTTATCTTGCCATGTGTTTGTTTTCATGTAACTTCTTTTTTTCAAGCACATAACGTGATGTGGTATTGATGATTAAAAGGACACCTAATGGGGATTAGAATGCCATCACACAATTACGGTAGTCCAAGAGGATGCAGAGAGCTTCGGATTGCTACATCAAAGCCATATGGGCTTAAATGCCTTTGGAGGGCTCATCCTAcacattttattttcttgttagaTTGTAGTAGGATTTGGTCATAAGACACATTTGTTTTGGGCTTTGGCTTGGGCTTGTATGGAATCATCAAAGGGGGATGTCATGCACGCATCTTAAAATGCACACGGTAGAAGATCTTAAAGTGAACACATGTCTCTATCTTATGAATCCCTAACCCTCTCTCTTCTAAAAGGGGGTATATGATATTTATGCAATGGTGGACTCTTGTCCTCGTCCTATGGACCCCTACCCACCACTCTTTTAGAATGAGGTTTGTAGCACTTATCTAAGGGTGGACATTTGCCTCCACCCTATAGATCCCTATCAACTTCTCTTCCAGAAGAGGGTATGTGTCACACATCCAAGGGATATCCATCCTTATAAAAGCATTGTAACCCTCCCATTTTGGAAGGAATGAATAAAGAAATGAAGAATTGAGTGCTTGTAGCCAGTAAGAACCTTAGATGAGAGGTTTAAGTGAGGAGAGAGTTCTCAAGTGTGAGAGGCTCTACCCTATCTTATTTTAATTCCCTCCAGCTTTTCGCGATTCGTCTCATTTGTCTTCATCATAACAGTATCGTCGCCATCATAGCAGCGGCACCACCACCAAAGGCATTAACCACATCAGCTATTGATCGCTGTCAACACAGCCGCCATTGACAATCACCACCTTATACGCCACCGCCTCTACCTCACCATCCACTCGACCACCATTTCAACTTCCAAAGCCAAGATAattagatcattttatttgtgttAAAGGCTGTTTACGAGAGGAATGTTCCCTGCCCTCAAGCCTTATGTGATGTATTAATTTGGAAAATATGATTGATCCAGCTCTTTATTATATTTGGTTTAGGACTAGCTCTTGCTATACTTCATTTCCGGCCCTTCCACCCAAAGTGAGCTTTCTAACCTCATTTGATTATATTTACATAGTTATTTTGCACTTGCTTATTTAGATTTATTAAATCATTATTTAAACTAATCAAAGTTAGTCAAGTCGTGGTTGGGAAGATGAGTTAGCATCCTCATTGCTACCACTTGTTTTTCCCAATCTGTTTTGACTCACCTCTCATCACACTCTTTATTTTTGCTTGCCACACATCACACCACACCACACCACTCAACCCCTACATTAATACCTAGATAAAAATGGACCAATATGATACTAGGTATGTTGAAAAAGAAGACCAGTCAAAGACAAATATAGTGATTTTGTGTGTAGGCCTAGGAACCTTAAGGTGACATATATGGAAAATATGATAGGTTAGGAAACTGATAGCGACATTGTATGAAGATCTATAGAGGCGACCAGCTTACTTTACTAACATCCCATAATGGTGTTTATGCTAATAGTTATAAGGGATAATGACTAATaagttattatatttatataatgtAAAAGACAACCCAGTGTACAAGGCTTCTGTCAATGTTGATCCAGGAAGAAGGGTTAATGTATGCAGTCTTACATCTGCAAGCAACAAAGTTGTTTCTGCCATTGAAACCTTGGTGATCTAGGTCATAAAAGACTAACCGTATGATAGGGCTATGGCTCAACCTCCTAGCTTTCTGTAATGTGCTTGCTGTCGATCATCATGATATGTAAGGTAGGACTGTGCAGGGGACTTATAAATGGACAGAACAGATGACCATTTGTATCATTGTATGCTACTGGTCTCTACTCTACAAACCTAATTCACAGTTCTAATAATGTGATATAAAACACTAGCAAGAGGATGAGTCATGAAAGCTATCTCTTTGAGCCATGGAAACTGTGATAAAAATTGAAGTCATGGAAACTCTCTCTTTGTGGCAGGAATAAGGC of the Musa acuminata AAA Group cultivar baxijiao chromosome BXJ2-10, Cavendish_Baxijiao_AAA, whole genome shotgun sequence genome contains:
- the LOC135625382 gene encoding ATP synthase subunit d, mitochondrial-like: MSGNGVKKVAEVAAKATKSIDWDGMAKALVSDEARKEFANLRRAFDEVNSQLQTKFSQEPEPIDWEYYRKGIGSRLVDMYKEAYESIEIPKYVDTVTPEYKPKFDALLVELKEAEKQSLKESARLEKEIAEVQEMKKKISTMTADEYFENHPELKQKFDDEIRNDNWGY